The stretch of DNA GCAACCGGAcgttcagcatcattctttgcATCGGTCTttcgtaatacataatatcaTATCAATTGTGAAAGGTAATATTTAGGTTCTTCCTGTTTTTTGtgattttaagaaatttaatgaGAATTAAATGACGAGTAAAAAACACATATATATGCATGATtcagtaaatattttaattgccATTAAATACCTAGGAATGATGGGTTTTGCAAGCGATTAAAAATctgtttaataattattacagaAGACATCCTTCGATTAGTAAGTGTATGAAATGTTTAAAACagaatacgtaataataacAAACTGTACAAAAATAAGATAAGATGATATAAACACGAGTTAGGAGACTAACATTACATATGATCGGTACATCGATTaccatatttaaaaaagagatCGTTTAAATCCGATTGATCGGACATCTAGTAGCTGTGCATAAAATCATCGTAATGGTAGGCATATTGCAAGAGATTCTTGATAAATTGAGCATCAAGGCTAGCTACGTTTTAAGTAGACCGTATTTCTTTCTCACAATTTCTGATCTCTCATCATACGTAACGTAGAAAGTATTTCTGGGATATAACTTGCATCAATGAAACTCTATTCCTTTTCTTTACGCTGTTTACAGCGTTGTTTTgtaagtattttttttttcacgtgAAAGTTGTCATATATTCCCTTGCTTCATTCTTTGTATACCAGATGGCGCTTCTTTCGCGAATATTGgttcatttattttcaaataatagtggcgaaagcaaaatgtattaacattgaatatacgaaattttttattcgtttctttgGCTTTATTTTTAGcatttgaaaagaaatgtCACTGCTGTTGAATTATTAACATTTCAAAGATATGTTTAATCAGCCTCTTTTAGCATGTAATGTACGAAAACGACTAAAATGTCCGCGCTTCGATACCATTGATTGTCATCGTAATATCGCactaaaaaaatgtttcttcttTACAAAAAAGTCGACGGAAACCCAACAAGGCTTAAATGCGATCAAGCTGGAATATTTGAAACCAGAAGTTGTGCTTAGTGAGAAAAATCGGAAATCTTTTATCGAGAAGTTCAAGGCCAGTAGAGTACCACAGGTAGATGGTAATGCGATTCCTCAGGCCGCTGTTTTAGTGCCATTATGCATGCACAAAGGAGAACTTGGTTTCTTATATACCTTAAGATCAACCAAATTATCTTCGAATCGTGGACAAGTCTCATTTCCTGGTGGAATGCACGACAAAGAGGATCATAGCCTGGAAGAAACTGCATTACGTGAAACATGGGAAGAACTTAAGATTCCAAGGGAGAAAATCGACGTTTGGGTCTCCGGTAACATGATTGATAAAAAGAACGTTATGGTGTTGCCAGTTTTCGGCTATATCGGTGAAGTTGATCCAGAAAAGCTTCAAATTAATGTAAACGAAGTAGAAGAAGCTTTTTTTCTCAGCTTAAAAAATCTCTGCGATCTTTCAGTGTGTCGGTTTACTCAGTTCCGTGAAAACTACACTTTACCGGTTTATTTAGGAGGGAAACACCGTGTTTGGGGTTTCACTGCAGCAATAACACATATGGCCTTAAATGCTCTCGTACCTGATGCCTATAAGCACAAACTCGTTCGTTCACGGTCAATGTTACTAGAAAAAAggagataaaaatatttgttaatcgtgaaattgtattgtatataatttgtatttcatCCCTtatttacatgtatatatatatgtgtgtgtatatatatatatgtcatAATTGatataaagaattaaaaaaagagtTATGATTTCTCTTCCCCATTATGTGGAATATGTTTGAAAAATGCATACATATTTGTAGTTTAAGAGGAAGCATTCTAAatcatatgtatataattacatatacatatttagtTCAATACTACATATGTAGATGTCACTGGCCACAGGATGAATCCGTATGTTCTGTTATGAGCGTCATATATATGGGTATATCGTCTGATGTCGTATGAAGATGTATGTAAGAATATTATGAGATATTGAGATGCTATGAATATAATAAGTAGAAATGAAATTAGCCTCTAAATAAGGAAACCGTGAAAGCATGGCGGTTGTAGTAGAAACTACTATAGGAGATTTTACTGTTGATTTATATACTGAAGAACGCCCACAAAGTAagtgtaaaacaaaaatagagGTTATGTTTCCTTGTTATTATGTATTGGAATTTTCAGTGAAAGAAATTTGGTTGTTGACAAcagtatttattaatatataatattttgcagCATGTcgaaattttttgaaattatgcaaattaaaatattacaactGGAACTTATTCCATTCTGTTCAAAGCAATTTTATTGCTCAAACCGGAGATCCCACCAGTACTGGGAAAGGTGGAGAAAGTGTCTATGGAATAGTGTTAGGTGAAAAAGCAAGATATTATGAAGCAGAGCAGATGCCAAAAATAAAGCACGATAGAAGTGGTTTATTGTCTATGGTTAATTGTGGCAGCAACATGCTTGGATCTCAGTTTTTTGTTACTCTTGCACCCGAACTTCAATCATTGGATGGAGAACATTGCGTATTTGGTGAAATTACAGAAGGACTAGAAATTATTCTCAAGTTCAATGAAACTATATGTGATGGGGATCACAGACCTTACCAGGATATACGTATCTCTCACACCGTTATTTTGGAAGACCCTTTCGAAGATCCAAAAGGTTTTATCATACCCGATCGAAGTCCACCACCCTCCAAAGAAGTTTTAATGGTATAATATCTTTTTGCTTcatgtttttaaaatttgcAAGATTTTCTTTGTCatagtaaataaatatatttgtagagCGATAGGATCGGAGCTGACGAAGTGATAGATGATACAGCTGGTATGACAGCTGAAGAGATCACGGAAATgcaaaaagagaaggaagctAAAGCAAGAGCAACAATATTGGAAATTGTGGGTGATATTCCAGATGCGGAAATGGCTCCACCTGAAAATGTCCTGTTTGTCTGTAAACTAAATCCTGTTACGACCGATGACGATctcgaaattattttcagtagatttGGAAAAATTATTGGGTATGAATGGTTTAGCAATCTTGCTGATAGACACCTAATACATTTGGTATATTGATCGAATTGTTTTTCTCTTTGCTTTTTTCAGTTGTGAAGTTATTAGAGATCGGCAAACTGGAGATTCATTGCAATATGCGTTCATCGAATTCGCTGATCGTAAAAGTTGCGAAGAAGCGTATTTTAAAATGGACAATGTATTGATCGACGATCGTCGTATACACGTTGATTTTTCGCAATCGGTAGCCAAAATGAGATGGAAAGGCAAGGGTAAAGGCGTACAATATTTTGACGATGAAGCTGATGAGGTTGGAAATGAGAATCTAGAAAAAGTCATTTCGAAGCATAAGCAGAGAGATGAACCTAGGAGCAAAGAAATAGAACACAGAAAATATGAGCGTATAAAGGACGCCAATAAAGCCAAGGTATACTCCTATAACAGGGATAAATATATAGAGAAGGAAAAGTATAAGGTACAAAGACATCGTGATAGTTCGCGCGAAAGATACGAATACGACTCTAGACGGAGGAAAGAAAGCAAAAGAAGAAGTAGAGATAAAAGCAGAGATAGGAGCCGAGACAGAAGCAAAAGGGAAAGTTATAGAGAGcacaaacaaaaaaagaaatctgaCGGTGAGAAAAAAAGATGGGATAGGGGGAATTCTGGCTCTAGTAACGAGGATTTAAGATATGAGAAACATAAAGACGGACATTCGAGTTATAAAAAGAAGCGCACCAAAAATCGATCTGTCGAAAGGTATGAAAAATCAGAAAAACACAAGCAAAAAAGGAgatgatataaaaaatatctgtGATATTTATCCATAG from Bombus huntii isolate Logan2020A chromosome 3, iyBomHunt1.1, whole genome shotgun sequence encodes:
- the LOC126864318 gene encoding mitochondrial coenzyme A diphosphatase NUDT8, with the protein product MKLYSFSLRCLQRCFSTETQQGLNAIKLEYLKPEVVLSEKNRKSFIEKFKASRVPQVDGNAIPQAAVLVPLCMHKGELGFLYTLRSTKLSSNRGQVSFPGGMHDKEDHSLEETALRETWEELKIPREKIDVWVSGNMIDKKNVMVLPVFGYIGEVDPEKLQINVNEVEEAFFLSLKNLCDLSVCRFTQFRENYTLPVYLGGKHRVWGFTAAITHMALNALVPDAYKHKLVRSRSMLLEKRR
- the LOC126864292 gene encoding peptidyl-prolyl cis-trans isomerase sig-7, producing the protein MAVVVETTIGDFTVDLYTEERPQTCRNFLKLCKLKYYNWNLFHSVQSNFIAQTGDPTSTGKGGESVYGIVLGEKARYYEAEQMPKIKHDRSGLLSMVNCGSNMLGSQFFVTLAPELQSLDGEHCVFGEITEGLEIILKFNETICDGDHRPYQDIRISHTVILEDPFEDPKGFIIPDRSPPPSKEVLMSDRIGADEVIDDTAGMTAEEITEMQKEKEAKARATILEIVGDIPDAEMAPPENVLFVCKLNPVTTDDDLEIIFSRFGKIIGCEVIRDRQTGDSLQYAFIEFADRKSCEEAYFKMDNVLIDDRRIHVDFSQSVAKMRWKGKGKGVQYFDDEADEVGNENLEKVISKHKQRDEPRSKEIEHRKYERIKDANKAKVYSYNRDKYIEKEKYKVQRHRDSSRERYEYDSRRRKESKRRSRDKSRDRSRDRSKRESYREHKQKKKSDGEKKRWDRGNSGSSNEDLRYEKHKDGHSSYKKKRTKNRSVERYEKSEKHKQKRR